A single window of Flavobacterium sp. 140616W15 DNA harbors:
- the rlmH gene encoding 23S rRNA (pseudouridine(1915)-N(3))-methyltransferase RlmH: MNIKLIAIGKTDNKSLQTLIDDYTKRLSFYIKFDLEIIPDIKNVKNLSESQQKEKEGELILAKLAPTDQLILLDENGKNFSSVGFSEELQKKMNSGIKTLVFVIGGPYGFSDTVYSKAQGKISLSLMTFSHQMVRLFFIEQLYRGFTILRNEPYHHQ; the protein is encoded by the coding sequence ATGAATATCAAACTTATTGCCATTGGCAAAACCGACAATAAATCGCTTCAAACTTTAATTGACGATTATACCAAACGTTTGTCTTTTTACATCAAATTTGATTTGGAAATTATTCCTGACATCAAAAACGTAAAAAACTTATCTGAGAGTCAACAAAAAGAAAAAGAAGGGGAATTGATTTTGGCAAAATTAGCGCCAACAGATCAATTAATTTTATTGGATGAAAACGGAAAAAACTTCTCAAGCGTAGGTTTTTCAGAAGAATTACAAAAGAAAATGAACTCGGGTATTAAAACCTTAGTATTTGTAATTGGTGGACCTTACGGATTTTCGGATACTGTTTATAGCAAAGCACAAGGGAAAATTTCACTTTCATTAATGACATTTTCCCATCAAATGGTGCGTTTGTTTTTTATTGAACAGCTGTATCGTGGTTTTACAATTTTAAGAAACGAACCTTACCATCATCAATAA
- a CDS encoding antibiotic biosynthesis monooxygenase produces the protein MIQEAAILFVKKDQEKDFENDFAIASQYISSIEGYLGHSLKKCIEQTNKYLLLVEWRNLEDHTIGFRESTAYLEWKKLLHHYYEPFPIVEHFETVFENKI, from the coding sequence ATGATTCAAGAAGCGGCGATTTTATTTGTAAAAAAAGACCAAGAAAAGGATTTTGAGAATGATTTTGCTATAGCAAGTCAGTATATTAGTTCTATTGAAGGCTATTTAGGACACAGTCTTAAAAAATGCATAGAACAGACCAATAAGTATCTTTTATTGGTCGAATGGCGCAATCTCGAAGATCATACGATTGGTTTTCGAGAATCAACGGCATATCTTGAGTGGAAGAAGCTATTGCATCATTATTACGAACCGTTTCCTATTGTAGAACACTTTGAAACTGTTTTTGAGAATAAAATATAA